One Physeter macrocephalus isolate SW-GA chromosome 10, ASM283717v5, whole genome shotgun sequence DNA window includes the following coding sequences:
- the ZBTB24 gene encoding zinc finger and BTB domain-containing protein 24 isoform X1 gives MAETSSEPSGQLVVHSDTHSDTILASFEDQRKKGFLCDITLIVENVHFRAHKALLAASSEYFSMMFAEEGEIGQSIYMLEGMVADTFSILLEFIYTGCLQANEKSTEQILATAQFLKVYDLVKAYTDFQNNHSSPKPPTLNTAGAPVVVISNKKNDHPKRKRGRPRKVNSLQEGKSELAAEEEIQLRVNNSVQNRQNFVVKEGDDGVLNEQIPAKELEESEPACEPGRGEEMPAEKDENCDPKIQDGQDSQNRCSKRRIRRSVKLKDYKLVGDEDDQGSAKRVCGRRKRPGGPEARCKDCGKVFKYNHFLAIHQRSHTGERPFKCNECGKGFAQKHSLQVHTRMHTGERPYTCTVCSKALTTKHSLLEHMSLHSGQKSFTCDQCGKYFSQKRQLKSHYRVHTGHSLPECNHCRRKFMDVSQLKKHLRTHTGEKPFTCEICGKSFTAKSSLQTHIRIHRGEKPYSCTVCGKSFSDSSAKRRHCILHTGKKPFSCPECNLQFARLDNLKAHLKIHSKEKHASDASSISGNNNAEEVRNILQLQPYQLSTSGEQEIQLLVTDSVHNINFMPGPSQGISIVTAESSQNMTADQAANLTLLTQQPEQLQNLILSAQQEQTEHIQSLNMIESQMEPSQTEPVHVITLSKETLEHLHAHQEQTGELHLASASDPAQHLQLTREPAPPPPAHQVPQSTPLSQEQS, from the exons atggcagaaacaTCATCAGAGCCTTCTGGGCAGCTGGTTGTACACTCAGACACTCACAGTGACACCATCCTGGCCAGTTTCGAGGATCAGAGGAAGAAAGGCTTCCTCTGTGACATTACTTTAATCGTGGAGAATGTGCATTTCCGGGCCCACAAAGCCTTACTTGCTGCCAGTAGTGAATACTTCTCAATGATGTTTGCTGAAGAGGGGGAGATTGGACAGTCCATTTATATGCTGGAAGGCATGGTTGCCGACACATTTAGTATCCTGCTGGAATTTATCTACACGGGTTGTCTCCAGGCCAATGAGAAAAGTACAGAACAAATCCTGGCTACTGCCCAGTTCTTAAAAGTCTATGACCTGGTAAAGGCTTACACAGACTTTCAAAATAATCATAGCTCCCCAAAGCCACCGACTTTGAACACagctggtgctccagtggttgtTATTTCTAATAAGAAAAATGATCATCCAAAGCGGAAACGGGGAAGACCAAGAAAAGTCAACAGTCTGCAGGAGGGGAAATCAGAACTGGCTGCAGAGGAAGAAATACAGCTGAGAGTGAACAATTCAGTTCAGAATAGACAAAACTTTGTGGTTAAAGAGGGAGACGATGGTGTACTGAATGAACAGATTCCAGCAAAAGAATTGGAAGAATCTGAGCCGGCTTGTGAGCCAGGTAGAGGGGAGGAAATGCCAGCTGAAAAAGATGAGAACTGTGATCCCAAGATCCAGGATGGGCAGGACAGCCAGAATCGGTGCAGCAAGCGGAGGATTCGGAGGTCCGTCAAACTGAAAGATTACAAACTTGTTGGGGATGAAGACGACCAGGGTTCAGCCAAGAGGGTCTGTGGAAGGAGGAAGCGCCCCGGTGGTCCTGAGGCCCGTTGTAAAGACTGTGGCAAAGTGTTTAAGTATAATCACTTTTTAGCAATCCACCAGAGAAGCCACACGG GGGAGCGACCTTtcaaatgtaatgagtgtggaaAAGGCTTTGCCCAGAAGCACTCCCTGCAGGTCCACACCCGGATGCACACAGGCGAGCGGCCGTACACCTGCACCGTGTGCAGCAAGGCTCTCACCACCAAGCACTCGCTGCTGGAGCACATGAGCCTGCACTCAG GACAGAAGTCTTTTACATGTGATCAGTGTGGAAAATATTTCAGCCAGAAAAGACAACTAAAGAGCCATTACCGAGTTCATACAG GCCACTCGTTACCGGAATGTAACCACTGCCGCCGCAAATTCATGGATGTGTCTCAGCTAAAGAAACATCTGCGGACACACACAG GTGAGAAGCCATTTACTTGTGAAATCTGTGGCAAATCTTTCACAGCAAAGAGTTCTCTTCAGACCCACATCAGGATCCATCG AGGAGAAAAGCCATATTCCTGTACCGTGTGTGGCAAATCCTTCTCTGACTCGAGTGCCAAGAGGAGACACTGCATTCTGCACACGGGCAAAAAGCCTTTCTCCTGCCCTGAGTGTAACTTACAGTTTGCTCGCTTAGACAACTTGAAGGCTCACTTAAAAATTCATAGCAAAGAGAAACATGCGTCCGATGCCAGCAGCATTTCCGGCAATAATAATGCTGAAGAGGTCAGGAATATCCTTCAGCTGCAGCCCTATCAACTCTCTACCTCCGGAGAGCAGGAAATTCAGCTTCTTGTAACTGATTCTGTACATAACATCAATTTCATGCCTGGTCCTAGCCAAGGAATCAGCATCGTCACTGCAGAAAGTTCCCAGAACATGACGGCAGACCAGGCGGCTAACCTCACCCTGCTCACGCAGCAGCCAGAGCAACTGCAGAACTTAATTCTTTCAGCTCAACAGGAGCAAACAGAACACATTCAAAGCCTCAATATGATTGAAAGCCAGATGGAACCCTCACAGACCGAGCCAGTGCACGTCATCACACTCTCCAAGGAAACTCTGGAACATCTTCACGCCCATCAAGAGCAAACAGGGGAGCTCCATTTAGCAAGCGCTTCAGATCCGGCTCAGCACCTACAGCTGACACGGGAGCCTGCTCCGCCACCACCCGCCCACCAGGTGCCCCAGTCCACGCCGCTCAGCCAGGAGCAGAGCTGA
- the ZBTB24 gene encoding zinc finger and BTB domain-containing protein 24 isoform X2, with amino-acid sequence MAETSSEPSGQLVVHSDTHSDTILASFEDQRKKGFLCDITLIVENVHFRAHKALLAASSEYFSMMFAEEGEIGQSIYMLEGMVADTFSILLEFIYTGCLQANEKSTEQILATAQFLKVYDLVKAYTDFQNNHSSPKPPTLNTAGAPVVVISNKKNDHPKRKRGRPRKVNSLQEGKSELAAEEEIQLRVNNSVQNRQNFVVKEGDDGVLNEQIPAKELEESEPACEPGRGEEMPAEKDENCDPKIQDGQDSQNRCSKRRIRRSVKLKDYKLVGDEDDQGSAKRVCGRRKRPGGPEARCKDCGKVFKYNHFLAIHQRSHTGQKSFTCDQCGKYFSQKRQLKSHYRVHTGHSLPECNHCRRKFMDVSQLKKHLRTHTGEKPFTCEICGKSFTAKSSLQTHIRIHRGEKPYSCTVCGKSFSDSSAKRRHCILHTGKKPFSCPECNLQFARLDNLKAHLKIHSKEKHASDASSISGNNNAEEVRNILQLQPYQLSTSGEQEIQLLVTDSVHNINFMPGPSQGISIVTAESSQNMTADQAANLTLLTQQPEQLQNLILSAQQEQTEHIQSLNMIESQMEPSQTEPVHVITLSKETLEHLHAHQEQTGELHLASASDPAQHLQLTREPAPPPPAHQVPQSTPLSQEQS; translated from the exons atggcagaaacaTCATCAGAGCCTTCTGGGCAGCTGGTTGTACACTCAGACACTCACAGTGACACCATCCTGGCCAGTTTCGAGGATCAGAGGAAGAAAGGCTTCCTCTGTGACATTACTTTAATCGTGGAGAATGTGCATTTCCGGGCCCACAAAGCCTTACTTGCTGCCAGTAGTGAATACTTCTCAATGATGTTTGCTGAAGAGGGGGAGATTGGACAGTCCATTTATATGCTGGAAGGCATGGTTGCCGACACATTTAGTATCCTGCTGGAATTTATCTACACGGGTTGTCTCCAGGCCAATGAGAAAAGTACAGAACAAATCCTGGCTACTGCCCAGTTCTTAAAAGTCTATGACCTGGTAAAGGCTTACACAGACTTTCAAAATAATCATAGCTCCCCAAAGCCACCGACTTTGAACACagctggtgctccagtggttgtTATTTCTAATAAGAAAAATGATCATCCAAAGCGGAAACGGGGAAGACCAAGAAAAGTCAACAGTCTGCAGGAGGGGAAATCAGAACTGGCTGCAGAGGAAGAAATACAGCTGAGAGTGAACAATTCAGTTCAGAATAGACAAAACTTTGTGGTTAAAGAGGGAGACGATGGTGTACTGAATGAACAGATTCCAGCAAAAGAATTGGAAGAATCTGAGCCGGCTTGTGAGCCAGGTAGAGGGGAGGAAATGCCAGCTGAAAAAGATGAGAACTGTGATCCCAAGATCCAGGATGGGCAGGACAGCCAGAATCGGTGCAGCAAGCGGAGGATTCGGAGGTCCGTCAAACTGAAAGATTACAAACTTGTTGGGGATGAAGACGACCAGGGTTCAGCCAAGAGGGTCTGTGGAAGGAGGAAGCGCCCCGGTGGTCCTGAGGCCCGTTGTAAAGACTGTGGCAAAGTGTTTAAGTATAATCACTTTTTAGCAATCCACCAGAGAAGCCACACGG GACAGAAGTCTTTTACATGTGATCAGTGTGGAAAATATTTCAGCCAGAAAAGACAACTAAAGAGCCATTACCGAGTTCATACAG GCCACTCGTTACCGGAATGTAACCACTGCCGCCGCAAATTCATGGATGTGTCTCAGCTAAAGAAACATCTGCGGACACACACAG GTGAGAAGCCATTTACTTGTGAAATCTGTGGCAAATCTTTCACAGCAAAGAGTTCTCTTCAGACCCACATCAGGATCCATCG AGGAGAAAAGCCATATTCCTGTACCGTGTGTGGCAAATCCTTCTCTGACTCGAGTGCCAAGAGGAGACACTGCATTCTGCACACGGGCAAAAAGCCTTTCTCCTGCCCTGAGTGTAACTTACAGTTTGCTCGCTTAGACAACTTGAAGGCTCACTTAAAAATTCATAGCAAAGAGAAACATGCGTCCGATGCCAGCAGCATTTCCGGCAATAATAATGCTGAAGAGGTCAGGAATATCCTTCAGCTGCAGCCCTATCAACTCTCTACCTCCGGAGAGCAGGAAATTCAGCTTCTTGTAACTGATTCTGTACATAACATCAATTTCATGCCTGGTCCTAGCCAAGGAATCAGCATCGTCACTGCAGAAAGTTCCCAGAACATGACGGCAGACCAGGCGGCTAACCTCACCCTGCTCACGCAGCAGCCAGAGCAACTGCAGAACTTAATTCTTTCAGCTCAACAGGAGCAAACAGAACACATTCAAAGCCTCAATATGATTGAAAGCCAGATGGAACCCTCACAGACCGAGCCAGTGCACGTCATCACACTCTCCAAGGAAACTCTGGAACATCTTCACGCCCATCAAGAGCAAACAGGGGAGCTCCATTTAGCAAGCGCTTCAGATCCGGCTCAGCACCTACAGCTGACACGGGAGCCTGCTCCGCCACCACCCGCCCACCAGGTGCCCCAGTCCACGCCGCTCAGCCAGGAGCAGAGCTGA
- the ZBTB24 gene encoding zinc finger and BTB domain-containing protein 24 isoform X3 produces the protein MAETSSEPSGQLVVHSDTHSDTILASFEDQRKKGFLCDITLIVENVHFRAHKALLAASSEYFSMMFAEEGEIGQSIYMLEGMVADTFSILLEFIYTGCLQANEKSTEQILATAQFLKVYDLVKAYTDFQNNHSSPKPPTLNTAGAPVVVISNKKNDHPKRKRGRPRKVNSLQEGKSELAAEEEIQLRVNNSVQNRQNFVVKEGDDGVLNEQIPAKELEESEPACEPGRGEEMPAEKDENCDPKIQDGQDSQNRCSKRRIRRSVKLKDYKLVGDEDDQGSAKRVCGRRKRPGGPEARCKDCGKVFKYNHFLAIHQRSHTGERPFKCNECGKGFAQKHSLQVHTRMHTGERPYTCTVCSKALTTKHSLLEHMSLHSGQKSFTCDQCGKYFSQKRQLKSHYRVHTGHSLPECNHCRRKFMDVSQLKKHLRTHTEEKSHIPVPCVANPSLTRVPRGDTAFCTRAKSLSPALSVTYSLLA, from the exons atggcagaaacaTCATCAGAGCCTTCTGGGCAGCTGGTTGTACACTCAGACACTCACAGTGACACCATCCTGGCCAGTTTCGAGGATCAGAGGAAGAAAGGCTTCCTCTGTGACATTACTTTAATCGTGGAGAATGTGCATTTCCGGGCCCACAAAGCCTTACTTGCTGCCAGTAGTGAATACTTCTCAATGATGTTTGCTGAAGAGGGGGAGATTGGACAGTCCATTTATATGCTGGAAGGCATGGTTGCCGACACATTTAGTATCCTGCTGGAATTTATCTACACGGGTTGTCTCCAGGCCAATGAGAAAAGTACAGAACAAATCCTGGCTACTGCCCAGTTCTTAAAAGTCTATGACCTGGTAAAGGCTTACACAGACTTTCAAAATAATCATAGCTCCCCAAAGCCACCGACTTTGAACACagctggtgctccagtggttgtTATTTCTAATAAGAAAAATGATCATCCAAAGCGGAAACGGGGAAGACCAAGAAAAGTCAACAGTCTGCAGGAGGGGAAATCAGAACTGGCTGCAGAGGAAGAAATACAGCTGAGAGTGAACAATTCAGTTCAGAATAGACAAAACTTTGTGGTTAAAGAGGGAGACGATGGTGTACTGAATGAACAGATTCCAGCAAAAGAATTGGAAGAATCTGAGCCGGCTTGTGAGCCAGGTAGAGGGGAGGAAATGCCAGCTGAAAAAGATGAGAACTGTGATCCCAAGATCCAGGATGGGCAGGACAGCCAGAATCGGTGCAGCAAGCGGAGGATTCGGAGGTCCGTCAAACTGAAAGATTACAAACTTGTTGGGGATGAAGACGACCAGGGTTCAGCCAAGAGGGTCTGTGGAAGGAGGAAGCGCCCCGGTGGTCCTGAGGCCCGTTGTAAAGACTGTGGCAAAGTGTTTAAGTATAATCACTTTTTAGCAATCCACCAGAGAAGCCACACGG GGGAGCGACCTTtcaaatgtaatgagtgtggaaAAGGCTTTGCCCAGAAGCACTCCCTGCAGGTCCACACCCGGATGCACACAGGCGAGCGGCCGTACACCTGCACCGTGTGCAGCAAGGCTCTCACCACCAAGCACTCGCTGCTGGAGCACATGAGCCTGCACTCAG GACAGAAGTCTTTTACATGTGATCAGTGTGGAAAATATTTCAGCCAGAAAAGACAACTAAAGAGCCATTACCGAGTTCATACAG GCCACTCGTTACCGGAATGTAACCACTGCCGCCGCAAATTCATGGATGTGTCTCAGCTAAAGAAACATCTGCGGACACACACAG AGGAGAAAAGCCATATTCCTGTACCGTGTGTGGCAAATCCTTCTCTGACTCGAGTGCCAAGAGGAGACACTGCATTCTGCACACGGGCAAAAAGCCTTTCTCCTGCCCTGAGTGTAACTTACAGTTTGCTCGCTTAG